The Synechocystis sp. PCC 6714 genome includes the window CTCTATGAACCGGAAGGAGGCAGGATTTTGGTGGATGGCCTCGACATTGGCAAAGTGGAACTCTATTCCCTTCGCCGTCAAGTGGGGGTGGTGCCGCAGGAAACCCTACTGTTTGAGGGCACAGTGCAGGAAAATATTGCCCTCACTAACCCAGACGCGACCACGGAACAGATTATTGCGGCGGCTAAAGTCGCCTCTGCCCACGAGTTTATTATGACTTTACCCAACGGTTACAACACCAGGGTAGGGGAACGGGGAGCTACCCTGTCTGGGGGACAGCGGCAACGGATTGCCATCGCCAGATCGGTGTTACAGCGGCCCAGAATTCTAGTTTTGGACGAAGCCACCAGTGCCCTGGACTATATTACCGAACAGCAGGTTTGCATTAACCTAGGAGATGCGTTTAGGGAACACACGGTTTTCTTCATTACCCATCGCCTCAGCTCCGTCCGGAGCGCCGATGTAATCGTTATGATGGATCAAGGTTCCGTTGTGGAACAAGGTAGTCACGACGAATTAATCGCCCTCAAAGGCAGATACTACTACCTCTATCAACAACAGGGGGCCGGCGGTGACGATGTCTAAGGCGTTGTCTAAACTTTGTGAATTTTTATCAACTGGTCTGGCCATTGCTTGCCATTTGTTTTACAACCTTGTCTATGTGACTAGCATTAATAAACTCCTCGCCTAATCACCTTTTCCCTTGTTCATCACCCTGGCGATCGCCTCTAGAACCTATGAATAGCCCTATCCAAGAAAATGCTACCCAACGGAACGGCCACAGCCCCAAAACCATGGATGCAGGCACCTTGGCCGACGTAAAAGAACAGGAAAAGGCTGCCAAAACTCCCGTTCCCCTCACTTCCAACTCCTCCCTATTCCAGCCAGAACAAGCCATCGTCATGCGCCAGTCCCCCATGTGGGCCCGGGGCATTGCCATTGCTATTATGGGGGTGACCGTGGTAGCGGTGACTTGGGCTTCCATTGCCACCATTGAACAAGTAATACCCGCCACTGGACAATTAAAACCCATTGAGACGGTGAAGGACATTAATGCTCCCTTAAACGGGGTGGTCAAGGAAGTATTAGTGGAAAATAACCGCAAAGTTAAAAAAGGTGAAGTGCTGGTGGTTATGGATTCCAGCAGCACCCAAGCAGAGTTGACGGCCGCCCAAAATATCCGCGCCAAAATCCTCCAGGAAAATGCCTTTTACCGCACCCTGTTACAGAACGGCCTAGAAGGTAGCGCGTTACAGAATGCAGTTACCCAACTCAACTTACCTTGGGAAGTGGTGGCTCTAGCCAATAACCGGGTGGCGTTAATCAATGAAAATGAACTATATCGCCTACAGTTGGGACTGAGGAACGGTGGAGGTAATTTAAATGCAGAACAGCTTTCCCGCCTAGAAATGGCCCGCTTTGAATTGGGCAGTCGTGTGACCGCCGCTGAACTGGAAATTCGCCAAATCGAGAAACAACTACAGCAGGCCAGTTCCCAATTAAGGTCGGAAAGAACTCAGCTTCAGGAAGACCAAAAAATCCTGACAGGTTTATTGGGACGCAACGAAGCGGCCCTGGTGGAAGCAGAAAAAAGTTTGGCCATTGAGGCGGGCATTGTCAACAGTATGACCCCTCTGCTGGAAGAAGGTGCTTTAGCTAGGTTGCAGGTGGAAAAACAGCAACAGTCCCTCAATGACAGAACTCAGCAATTAATCGAACAAAAAGTTAACACGGTGGTGGAAGTTGATCGCCAGAAACAGCAAATTGAGTCCCGCCAAGCGGAAATTCAGCGACTGGAAACGGAACAAACTCGACTCCAATCTCTGATCTCCCAGGCCCAAGCCCGTCTGGCCAATACCAGCGCTGTCACCGACAAAGACATCTACGATCGCCTGGCGGATAACAACAAAAGGTTAGCGGAAATCGATAGCCAGATCACCAAAATCATTGTTGATAACGACAAACGTTTGAATGAATTGAACGGACAAATCGAAAGGGCCAAGGTCAATCTGGGTTATCAAGAAATTACATCGCCGGTGGATGGAGTCGTATTTGATCTCAAAGCTACCCCTGGTTACGTGACCCCCCCCAACCAAACCGAACCGTTAATGAAAATCATCCCCACGGATAACTTAATTGCTGAGGTGGATGTTACCAACAAAGATATTGGCTTTGTCCGCACTGGTATGCCCGTCGATGTACGCATCGACTCTTTCCCCTACAGCGAATTTGGCGGAGTGAATGGGGAAGTGGAATACGTTGGCTCCGATGCCCTACCCCCCGATCAGACCTATCAGTTTTATCGTTTCCCTGTCCGGGTCAAGCTCGATAGCCAGGAATTGGTCAGTCAAGGGCGGGAAATTCCCCTCCAGTCGGGTATGTCCGTCACTGCCAACATCAGAGTGCGGGAAAAACGCACCGTGATGAGTATTTTTACCGAGTTATTCACTAAGAAAATTGAGAGCTTGGAAACCGTTCGTTAGTTTTCCAGTTTTTGCCCCCGTGATATCGGACAGTCCTCCGATGCCACAATAGCGATAATTTGGCTACACTAGGGCTAGTTTTTATCCCTATCCACCATGGTCAAACGACGCAAGTTAATTTCCTACGCCGCTTTTAGCACGGCGATCGCCGTCATCACTGGTTGTTTTGGCGGTAATAGTAGTAATGGCCAGGGGCAAACGGTCAACGTTGGTACTATGGCGGATCTCAAAGCCAAGGGACAACTCAAGGGCAATACCCCCAAAGGTCCCGTGATGGTGGTGCCCAACGGTAATAGCGGTCAGATTAGTGCGGTTAATCCCACCTGTACCCATAATGGCTGTCAGGTGGACTGGAAAAAGGCCAACGGTAAATTTGTCTGTCCCTGCCACGGAGCGGAATTTGCGGCCACGGGTAAGGTGCTGAAAGGCCCGGCCACCAAGGACTTACCCACCTATGCTACCCAGGTTAGCGGCAACAACATTCTGGTCAAAGCCTAGTTTTTTACTTACCCAAATCCATGGCGCGGGAACACCCCCGGATTTATCCGTGGGGAGTGTCAACCAAATATCTAACCTAGCTATCTGTCCCTTCCCCCTCTAATTCCACTAGGTAACTACCCCATTTTTCCTGGTTGGTGCGGGGGTCAATGTCTTTTTTTAACAACCGCCAACTTTTGCCTTCACTCTGCCGTTGCAGGTAAAGCTCAAAGGGGTTTTGCTTTTGGATAACCGTTTGACGGGGCAAAATTAGTTTTAAGTCATATCCCCCAGCGAGGTGATAGGCCGGTAAATTATCCACGGCGATCGCCTCGATTTTTTTTACGTTGATTTTGCTAATTTCAAAATCCGGGGTCGGGGCGTTTAAATGTTGGCTTAGGGCAGTTTGGGTACGATTAAGTTGGAAATTAATTGCCTGCTGTACCACCGCACCGTCAGGGGCAAATTCCAAAGGGGGCGGGGCATTTTGACAGGCATTTAGACAGAAGCAAATTAGGCCAAGGCTCAGTAAACCAAGCAATTGACGTTGACAGGAATTGATTAAGTTAACGCTAAAGTCTTGCCAGGCTGGAAGGATTTGCTTGCCCAAAAGTAATTTTTGCATAAACAATTAATCAGTAATTAATCAGCACCCTTTAATTGTTGTAGTTTCCCCAATACCTTTTCTACATGGCCCTTAACCCGGACATTAGGCCAAATGTGGGCAATATGCCCTTCGGGATTGATTAAAAAAGTGGAGCGAATAATGCCTTCATACTCTTTGCCCATAAACTTTTTTGGTCCCCAAGCGCCATAGGCTAGAGCTAATTGATGGTCCGGGTCACTGAGTAACTGAATAGTTAATTTATGCTTGTCGATGAATTTGCAATGGCTGGCGGACGAATCGGGACTAACCCCCACAATTACAGCATCCATGGCCGCAAATTCTGGTAACTTTTCGCTGAAATCCACTGCTTCGGTGGTGCAACCGGGGGTATTGTCCTTGGGGTAAAAATAAAGCACTAGCCACTGTCCCAAAAAATCAGCAGAGGAAACTATTTTACCCTCGGCATTGGGGGCGGAGAAAGCTGGGGCCGGTTGATTAATTTCTAAGGCAGTGGCCATGTCTAAAAATATTTCAATGGAAATGGTTTTGCGAATTTTTACGAGGCTGATGATTATTGCTTAAAATTTGACCTTAATGGTCTTAATTTACTTGATATGTAAAGGAATCAAAATCAGGGGCAAAATGGCGATCGCCAGGAGAAGGAAAGAGCCAACCCAGCTGGCCAAGCGATGGGAATCTGGGGTAATGGAAAAACCGAGTAGCTGGTCAATGCGGGCCAGTAAGCGGTCTTGCTGACCGGAGAAGGGCACTGCCAAAGGAATAGGATTAGCAAGCATAGAATTTTGGGCCACTAGGGCCAGGGCTTCCGCCAGCACTAGGGGATCACAGTTTTTTGCTCCATGGCGATCGGCTCGACATTCCCTTTGCCAAAGTAATTCCTGCCATAAGGATTCCGTTTCCGGTAACCAAAAAGTTAGGCGACGTAAACAGCCCAACCAGAAAAATGTCCAGGTATCCCGGTAAAAACGATGGGCATTTTCATGGGCTAAGACCGCATTTACCTGTTCCGGAGACAGTAATTTCAGCAACCCCTGACTTACCACCAGCTCCGGTGACCATAGTCCCACCTGAGCGCTGTAGGGAAAAGGAGTATCCAAAAGACGGATTTTTTGTCCTTGCCAATCGGCCAAGGGATGAATTTTTACCGCCGCTAAAGTTTGCCAAGTTTGCCAGGCAAGGTGGGCAACACACACTGCCGTCCAGAACAAAAATAGCCAAGCCAGAAAGTGACTGCCCATGCTAGCGGGTAAGCCAAACATCCAACCACAGCCCATCCAGGCGATCGCCATGCTAGTGCTAATCAACAGTAGGGGAGGAAGGGCAAAAAAGGCTAACGCTATGGACCAAGATAATCCGCCCGGCCAACAACGGATGGCCCAACGCAAGCCAAAGGCAATTAAAACTGCAATGGCAAATAAAATACTGTGCATTATTTCTCCTCCTGTCGCTGTTGCCGGGCCGCTCGCAAACGATCGGCGATCGCCGTTAACTGGTCAATGCTGGCGGTATCTAAACTATCAGCGAAAGCGGCCACCACATCCGGGTTACTAATGGCCAAAAATTGCTGCAACTGCTCATAGGACTGTACTGCCTTAGCCTGCTCCGCACTCACCCTTGCTGTCCAAATGAAAGCCTTGCCTTGGCGATGGCACACTAACCAACCCTTTTTGGTGAGTCGATTTAGCACTGTTGTCACCGATGAATAGGCTAATTCTCGGTCAGGGTCACTCAAAATGCGATCATGGATATCTTTCACCGTGGCCTGTCCCAATTGCCAAAGGATTTGCAAAATTTCCTGCTCCAGGGGGCCCAGGGACAACTGTTGGGGACGGTAGGGGGGAATCCAGCTCATGGGGAGGGGGAAATACTAATTCTTTTTGGAGGGAGTAACTCCCACCACTAATCCTAACTTCCCTCCGCAAGAAAATAAGCTAATGAAAGCAGAAATATCTCTGGACTTAACTGGTTGTTACGATAGGGGGCGGACTGGACGGAATAAATGGCTATGGTCGGGATGATAAAGCCGCGATCGCCGGGGTAAATCAGTCTTTAAAGCTGGGCTAATCAGGTACAGGGTGGTGCGGATTAAATTTTCCCGCAAACTTAAGGCCGCCATTTCTGCCAGGGGCACTAACCAAATCTTTTCATCGGGCCAACCCACTCGAAAGCAAACGGCTACGGGAGTATCGGCGGGATAATGCTCTAACAATTGGTTCTGAGCTTTTTCCACATGGCGAGCAGCTAGGTATAGCCCCAAACTGGCCTGATGGTAGGCCAAACTCGCTAATTCTTCCCTTTCTGGCACCGCCGAAGCAGCCCCACTAATGCGGGTCAACACAATGGTTTGCACTACATCAGGCACCGTAAGTTCACAGTTTAAAATCGCCGCCGCCGCCTGAAATGCACTAATACCCGGCACACAAACAAAGGGAATATCCGCTTCCCCCAGGGCTTGCATTTGCTCGTGGATGGCGCTGTAGAGGGTCAGATCACCGGAATGGAGCCGCACCACAATTTTTCCTTGGCGCACCGCTGTGATCATCAAGGGCAGAATGGTTTCCAATGTCTTACTCCCGGTAGCAATACATTCCGCCTGGGGTCTGACATCCGCTAACATTTGCTTGGGCACCAGGGAATCGGCATAGAGGACTAAGTCCGCCGCCTGGAGGAGCTTTTGTCCCTTGATGGTCAATAAATCCGGATCACCGGGGCCCGCCCCAACAAAATAAACCGCTGGAGAAAAAGAAGAGTTTTGTGAATCCATGAAGACGTTCTTATAAAAATTATCTGGGAGGTATAAGAAAAACAAATTGTATTTATCGATAACTATAAATTGCGTAAAATTTTCACAATTAAGACCATTTTAAATATTTAGTTTAAATACCTAAATTGTCATTTTCGCTTTTATTATCATAGAAAATTTTATTATTGGTCTTTGTTGAATTCCTAATGAACATTTTTTGCCCATTTAAACTTTTGTTATTTCGCTCTGATTTAATATGAGTAAAATGCCGGAAGCGTATTATTTTTTTTGCCACTTTTTGAATCTGGGATTCTGTAACTTCTACCGTGTCATTCGGAATTAATCCCTCAATGCTGTAACCATCTTCTTGACCATTTAAACCCGAATAATGCTCAACCACAACACCAGTTTGATACCGGGTCAAACCATACTCAGGAATATCTTCCGTTAACATTACTTTTGAAAAGAGTGGGTAAATCATATTGCTATACGAAGTTATGCGGGTAAGAGAGTGACAAGGCGAGTATCGGTCTCTGTAACAATCCAAATAGTCTTCACATTGAGACACTTACCGTTAGGACCTTTGAGAAAACCAATAATTTCATATTTTTGACCAAATTGGGTTTTCCCAGTGGGGATGGCGTCCAAGGTTAGAATTTGTTGGCGTAGATCCTGCTCCAATTGACGCCAGTTACTTCGAGTATAACCAGCTCTGGCTAAATATTGAGACTTATCGTCCTTTGGCAGTCGCTTCAGCAAATAATCAGTTAACTTTTCCTGGGTGATAATCGAATCTTGAGCCAGTTTCACTCAAACAATTCCTTTGGCATTTCCATGAATAAATTCCACATTTAGATCAAACCCATTTCCTGCAGGTTTTTCCTAAGCCTTTCTGCTTCCGGGGACTGTCGTTGTTCGTAAAGAGCGATCGCCTGTTGAAAAGCATCGACACTTTCTTGGATTAGGCCAGCTTTAAAACTAGTGACAGCTAAGTTTTGATAGGCTTCTGCATAATCTGGTTGCAGACCAATGGCCTGTTGATAACCCTTGATCGCTTCAATTAAGTTTCCTTGGGCTTTGTAAATCATGGCCAAGTTGAAAAAGGCGATCGCCTGGGACGGATCGATGTGAATTACTGTTTGATAAATTTTCACTGCTTCTGCTAACTCGCCCAAGTCTTGTAAAAAAGCGCCATAGTTAATTAAAGCGCCCAATTTTAAAGGTAATAAAATTTCCTCATCGAGGGCCTTTTCGTAATGCTTGCGGGCCAGTTCCCACTTTTGTTGACGGCGGTAAGCGTTGGCCAAATGGTAATGCAATTCAAACCTAACGGGGGCAGAAGCGGTATTGCGTTTTAATCCCTGTTTGAGTAGTTTCACTCCCTCTTTTTCGTCCCCAAGACTGCAATATAAAGCTCCTAGCTTACTAGAGAGGTAAGGATCCTGGGGATTGTCCTCCATGGCCTTTTCCAGCAAGTTTTTAGCCCGCTGGGTTTTACTCCGTTGTTTAAGCAAAGTGGGGCTATAACCCTGGTGCAAAATGGCCACCCCGGGTAGATCGATCACTTGCCAATCCGGTTCCTGGGCTAATAACGCCAACACACTGTCATCAATGGTTTCATGGTAAGCACGGTTAAATCGCACCGCCGGATGGCGACGAAATAGTCGGGATACCAAGGAATAGGGAGATTGATTACTGCCTAGTTCATGGCGCATTAGGTTCACCACTAGGGCATTGTCCATGGCGATCGCCTTTTCGATCCCATCTTTTATCAGAGTGTTTAATCGTTCGTCAGCGTCGAGTACTAATACCCAATCGCCGCTGGTGGCCGCTAGGACTTGATTGCGGGCTAGGGCAAAATCATCTTCCCAGGGAACTGTGATCACTTTGGCCCCCGCCTGGGTGGCGATCGCCACTGTGTTATCCGTTGAGCCCGTATCTGCTATGACTATTTCGTCCACTAAATCCGCCACACTGGCCAGGCAATCCCCCAGGAAAGCGGCTTCGTTTTGAACAATCATGCAGAGGCTAAGGCGAGGCATAGGCACTTGGGCGCAATGGGCAAAAGGTCAGTCAATCATCGTAACCGAATTGTCCGGTAAGATGGGTGTGATTTCCAATCAAAATAGTCCTTTAGAGTTGGACTGGGACTAAACGGGGAACTTTTGGCCCCGGCGCTGGACTGATCAAATTAAATCCAAACAACAAAGACTAAACTTACTAGCAATTAACTGAGGAGGTTGAGGGTGGTGGACTGGAAAGTTCGGGCTATTAGGGGTGCAACAACGGTTTCGGAAAATACCTCTGAGGCAATCCGAGATGCGGTCTGTGAGCTACTGGATGCCATTGAAGCGAATAATGCCTGTCCCCCCGAAGACATTGTCAGCGTGACTTTTTCCGTTACCCCTGACCTCGATGCTATTTTTCCGGCGGCGATCGCCAGGCAGAGGCCCCGCTGGGAAAATGTGCCCCTGTTAGATGTGCAGCAAATGTACGTAAAAGGCAGCTTAGAGCGTTGCATTCGGGTTCTGATCCACGTCAATAGTCAAAGCCCCCAGTCCGAGATGTACCATGCCTATCTACGGCAAGCCCGGAGTTTACGCCCCGACTGGCATCTGGCCCGATTTTAAGGCCTTAATTTTGAGCACTGGATTTGATCAGATTATATTAAATAATGGTACAAAATTAACTGGGGTTAATTGTCCCATGGACTCCAATGTTAACTGACTGGGTTGGGGGAATCTGCTTCGGCGATCATTTCCTGTTTAATCACCTTGTAGTTCCAGAAACCAAAGATTAGCCAAAAAGCTAATAAACCAGAGGTAGAAATTAACATCGGAACTAAGCCAAATTGTCGGATCAAAGTGGGGGCCGCCGCTGTAAATAATCCTCCCCCCACAATGGGTTCAAAAAATAATTGCTTATAGGCAAAACTTTCAAAAGCGCCGGTACGGTTATGGGGATCCACCATTTTGATCAGTAAAATCCCTGTGGCAGTAACTCCCATGGATTGCCCCATGTCACCAATGCCCCTTTCAAACCAGTAGCTGGGCAAAATTCTTGGTGCCAGGTAAACAAATGCCAAAATATTCCAAACAATTCCCACTAAGGATAAACTCAGAAAAACTGGTAAATTGTTGCCTAAAACTTGCAGTTTAATAGAAGCCAAAGCAGTTATCACCACTAAATCTAATGCAACTCCGGCAATTCTTTCCTGTAAATTACGAATAATTAGGGTATCCAAGTCTAGTTTTTTCATGACTAATTGGACAATAATTCCTCCAATTAATGCCATAGGGAATAAAGGAATGGCTCCGGCCAACTCAAAACCCGTTTTTCCCCAGGTGAAAAATTCCAACAATCTGAGTAATTCTAAAATTATCCAGCCAATTAACACGGCTAAAGCCGTAAAACCAAAGTTCAAAGATAGGGGATCAACTAAAAGATTCTGCATTAGCCGGGCCCTTCTGGTTAAAACCCGATCACTCTCCAGATGAGCTGTAGGTTGAAATTGGGCATCCCCTGTGGTCACTTCCATCGGTATTTCTTGGATGTAATTATTTCTTCTGCCCCAATCGGCCAGCACCGTTCCAGCAATTACCCCTGTGACAATGCCCACCGTTGCTAACCCCAGGGCTAAATCTCCCCCATCGGGAAAGTCCAATCGATTAAAGGTTTCGGCCATCCCCGCCGCTGTTCCGTGGCCCCCCTCAAAACTGATTTCCACTAGAGCAGCAATAATGGGATCAACATCAAATAGGGGAATTAAAACCAATAAAGTTAACAGTATGGGCAGAACATATTGGCCCCAGGCAAGGGTCTGGCCAAAGGCTACCTGGGGAGCGGTTTTACGCCAAATTTCCTTCGGTTTGGGAATGGTTTCTCCGAGAAACAAAGCAGCAAAGACTATATTGATAAATACTCCGGGGGACTGGGCCCAGACTGTACGGGTAGTTTCGGGAAATACTCCCCCCGCCCAATAACTATCCGCGGGCACCCCCAAGGCCACGGCAATGGAACCGACAATGCCTGGCCCCAACACTAGGGCGATCGCCCCGGCAATAATCGATTCGGGTAAATACAGTTTTTGAAATAGTCTAATTTTTTGCTTGAGAAGCCTACCTACTAGGATTAAAATCGCTACGGTTATAAAGGCAAATAAAACATTAATTAAATTGAGCATTATCTAGTTTTAATGATGATCTTGAATGATTTTGCTTATTTTGTTTTTGTTGCAATGGCAAGCTCCATGAAAAAAGCATATCTCAAACAGAACTTTGATTTGAGCTGGATTATTGCCACCCCAGACATGGGGATATTAGTCAAACTGGTCTCCAGAATAACTCCCATGCTATCTTTTGCTGATTCGGTTTTTCCGCAAGTTTTCTGCAAGATTAGGTATAAACTTCTCCCTGCTATGACGGCAATTTGGTTTGTTCGGACTTAGTTTGGCGCCTAATTAACAAATCTTGATTTCCGGTTCGTTAGAGGACGTCAGAGAAACGCTCTGGTTCCCCTAATTATGGGGAGAATCCGAGCATAAAGTACCCCAGCATTGTTGGAGCTTTAGTAGGGAGATTTAGGCGGGAGATATGGAATTTTCAGATATTCCCTTGACTCTATCTTCTTTTTGCCCAGGGGATTTTGGACAAATTACTAGGGCAGTCTCCTCCGCAACCCATAGGCAAAAATAGATGACCAGTTCTTATCGTCAATTAACAAATTCAAGACGATGGTGGCACCGGCTCTAATGTTGAAAATAGTTACGGACAATTTCGATGATTTTTTGGCTAGCGCTACCGTCTCCAAAGGGATTGATGGCGTTGGCCATCTGTGCGTAGGCCTGGGGTTCACTCAGCAATTGCCCTGCAGCTTTGGTAACAGTGGCCGGATCAGTTCCCACTAATTTGGCAGTTCCAGCGGCGATCGCCTCTGGCCGTTCCGTTGTTTCCCGCAACACCAACACAGGTTTTCCCAAACTAGGAGCCTCTTCCTGAAGACCACCGGAATCCGTCAACAGTAAGTAACAATGCTGAATTGCCCCCACCAATTGGGCGTAATCCAATGGTTCTGTCAGAAAAACCCGGGGATGATTACCCAAAGCTTTTTGAATCGGTTCCCGGACAGTGGGATTACGGTGCATGGGTAGTAGCAAAGCAGTGTCGGGATACTGAGCCAGAATTTGCGTAAAACTGGTCAAAATATCCTGTAGCGGTTCACCCCAATTTTCCCGGCGATGTACAGTGGCGAGTAAAACCCGATGCTTTTGCCAGTCCAAGCCCGGAATAGGACAGGCCGGCTTTTGCCCTGCCACCGTCAATAAAGCATCAATGACCGTATTACCAGTTAAATGTATTTCTCCGGTCACGTCCGATCGCCGTAAATTCTCCACCGCCAAGGTAGTGGGAGCAAAATGTAACTGGGCTAGCTGGGAAATTAAACGACGGTTGGCTTCCTCTGGGTAGGGGTTAAACAAATTATCGGTGCGTAGGCCGGCTTCCACATGGCCGATGGGAATTTGTTGGTAAAAGGCCGCCAGGGCAGCGGCAAAGGCAGTGGTGGTATCCCCTTGTACAATTACCAATTGGGGCGGTCTTTCTCGCCAAAGTTGTCCCAATCCTCCCAAACAGCCCTGGGTGATGTCCGTCAGGGTTTGCCCTGGTTGCATAATTTCTAGGTCCGTGTCCGCTGATAATGCGAACAAATCCATTACCTGTTGCACCATTTCCCGATGTTGCCCCGTTAGCAACACTTGGGTTTTCATATCGGGCTGGGCTAGAAAAGCACGAATAACCGGAGCCAATTTAATTGCTTCGGGACGGGTACCCAAGGTAATACAAACCGATAGGGGAGATACAGACATAGGCCACCAACACAGATAATCCCAGGTTAACTGAGAGGGGCCCCAGGGAAATCTGCTTTGGGCAAAATTAAGCAAATTTTCTAGCTCACCATAACTTGGTGCTCTCCCAAATTCTGGGTCAAAATGGGAAGAAATTACAATGATTGCCTAGTCCATACCCCTAAACCCATGAAGCCGATGCGGGAATTCTCCCCCCAAATCTGTCCTGTGCCCCTGGAGCAACAGCCCGTCAATGAATACGAAGCGCTCAGATCCGCCTGGCT containing:
- the wecB gene encoding non-hydrolyzing UDP-N-acetylglucosamine 2-epimerase; protein product: MSVSPLSVCITLGTRPEAIKLAPVIRAFLAQPDMKTQVLLTGQHREMVQQVMDLFALSADTDLEIMQPGQTLTDITQGCLGGLGQLWRERPPQLVIVQGDTTTAFAAALAAFYQQIPIGHVEAGLRTDNLFNPYPEEANRRLISQLAQLHFAPTTLAVENLRRSDVTGEIHLTGNTVIDALLTVAGQKPACPIPGLDWQKHRVLLATVHRRENWGEPLQDILTSFTQILAQYPDTALLLPMHRNPTVREPIQKALGNHPRVFLTEPLDYAQLVGAIQHCYLLLTDSGGLQEEAPSLGKPVLVLRETTERPEAIAAGTAKLVGTDPATVTKAAGQLLSEPQAYAQMANAINPFGDGSASQKIIEIVRNYFQH